Proteins from a genomic interval of Enterococcus faecium:
- the argS gene encoding arginine--tRNA ligase, which produces MNNKDLVAKAVYDAVKDDLTLEQVEQLLENPKSAEHGDVAFPAFSLAKVYRKAPQQIAADLAEKIDSANFEKIEVVGPYLNFFMNKELISKKVLQTVVKEKEHYGDSNIGNQGTVPIDMSSPNIAKPISMGHLRSTVIGNSIGFIMEKIGYQPIRINHLGDWGTQFGKLIVAYKKWGTEEAVKAEPINELLRLYVQFHEVAETEPELNEEARAWFKRLEEGDEEAIQLWQWFRDESMKEFNKIYDLLEVRFDSLNGEAFYNDKMDEIVKLLEEKHLLNEDKGAEIVDLSAYDLNPALIKKSDGATLYITRDLAAALYRKRTYDFKQSLYVVGNEQSYHFKQLKAVLKEMGFDWSDDMRHIPFGLITQGGKKLSTRKGKIVLLEEVLNEAIQSAKEQISEKNPDLENKDAVAKQVGVGAVIFHDLKNDRLNTFDFNLEEVVRFEGETGPYVQYTHARAVSLLEKAGFVPSETADYALNDDTSWEVVKLVQKYPETVLSAGEKYEPSVIAKHAIKLAQAFNKYYAHTKILADDEQKEARLALVYAVTVLLKEDLRLLGLHAPDKM; this is translated from the coding sequence ATGAATAATAAAGATCTTGTCGCAAAAGCTGTCTATGACGCTGTCAAAGATGATTTAACACTGGAACAAGTCGAACAATTACTAGAAAATCCAAAATCAGCTGAACACGGAGATGTTGCATTTCCAGCCTTTTCATTAGCAAAAGTTTACCGAAAAGCGCCACAGCAAATCGCTGCAGATTTAGCAGAAAAAATCGATTCTGCCAACTTTGAAAAAATCGAAGTTGTCGGACCTTACTTGAACTTTTTCATGAATAAAGAACTTATCAGCAAAAAAGTTTTGCAAACAGTAGTGAAAGAAAAAGAACATTATGGGGATAGCAATATCGGGAATCAAGGAACAGTACCAATCGACATGTCTTCTCCTAATATTGCCAAACCAATCTCAATGGGACATTTGCGTTCGACAGTTATCGGTAATTCGATCGGTTTCATTATGGAAAAAATCGGTTATCAGCCAATCCGCATCAACCATTTAGGTGACTGGGGAACACAGTTTGGAAAACTGATCGTCGCTTACAAAAAATGGGGTACAGAAGAAGCTGTTAAAGCAGAACCAATCAATGAATTGCTTCGTTTATATGTCCAATTCCATGAAGTAGCTGAAACAGAACCAGAATTAAATGAAGAAGCTCGTGCTTGGTTCAAACGTCTGGAAGAAGGCGATGAAGAGGCTATTCAATTATGGCAATGGTTCCGTGATGAATCGATGAAAGAATTCAATAAAATCTATGATCTGCTGGAAGTACGTTTCGATTCGTTGAACGGTGAAGCTTTCTACAATGACAAGATGGATGAAATCGTCAAACTTTTAGAAGAAAAACATTTGCTGAACGAGGATAAAGGTGCAGAGATCGTTGACCTATCTGCTTATGACCTGAATCCAGCGTTGATTAAGAAGTCAGACGGTGCGACACTATACATTACACGTGACTTAGCTGCTGCATTGTACCGTAAACGTACTTACGACTTCAAACAATCTCTATATGTAGTAGGGAATGAACAAAGCTATCATTTTAAACAGTTGAAAGCTGTCTTGAAGGAAATGGGCTTTGACTGGTCTGACGATATGCGCCATATTCCATTTGGTTTGATCACGCAAGGTGGTAAAAAATTATCAACTCGTAAAGGAAAGATCGTCTTATTAGAAGAAGTATTAAATGAAGCAATCCAATCTGCTAAAGAACAAATCAGCGAGAAAAACCCTGATTTGGAAAACAAAGATGCTGTAGCTAAACAAGTTGGGGTTGGGGCAGTCATTTTCCACGATTTGAAAAACGATCGACTGAATACATTTGACTTTAACCTGGAAGAAGTTGTTCGATTTGAAGGAGAAACTGGACCTTATGTGCAATATACACATGCTCGTGCAGTCAGCCTGTTGGAAAAAGCAGGATTTGTCCCTTCAGAAACAGCAGACTATGCATTGAATGACGATACCAGCTGGGAAGTGGTTAAATTAGTTCAAAAATACCCTGAAACGGTCTTGTCTGCTGGGGAAAAATACGAACCGTCAGTGATTGCGAAACATGCAATCAAATTAGCACAAGCATTCAACAAATACTATGCTCATACGAAGATTTTAGCTGATGATGAACAAAAAGAAGCACGCTTAGCTCTAGTTTATGCAGTGACTGTATTATTGAAAGAAGACCTTCGTTTGCTAGGACTTCATGCACCAGATAAGATGTAA
- the phnX gene encoding phosphonoacetaldehyde hydrolase, with protein sequence MIKTVIFDWAGTTVDFGCMAPVHAFRNAFLEKGIQLTDKEIREPMGKLKWDHIQQLLSLPSVKKQWIAIYGQLPQEKEVEELYQQFEHYLFKDLVKHSTLKPDTLETIERLRNAGINIGSTTGFTAPMMTIVAETAKKEGYSPDFMATSEDVEGYGRPFPYMIHKNMQYFKNKSVDEVIKVGDTVSDIQEGKNAGVLTVGVIEGSSLMGISYDEYQKLEMGKKDRLKQSVALRFQQAGADICVNNLKELTEYILYADKNPE encoded by the coding sequence ATGATTAAAACTGTAATTTTTGATTGGGCAGGAACAACTGTGGACTTTGGCTGTATGGCTCCTGTCCACGCTTTTAGAAATGCTTTTCTAGAAAAAGGAATCCAACTGACTGACAAAGAAATCCGCGAACCGATGGGAAAATTAAAATGGGATCATATCCAACAGCTTCTTTCCCTCCCTTCTGTCAAAAAACAATGGATAGCTATTTATGGACAACTACCTCAGGAAAAAGAGGTGGAGGAATTGTATCAACAATTTGAACATTATCTGTTTAAAGATTTGGTCAAGCATTCTACCTTGAAACCCGACACATTGGAAACGATCGAACGGTTGAGAAACGCTGGGATCAATATTGGTTCCACGACTGGATTTACTGCTCCTATGATGACAATCGTAGCAGAAACCGCAAAAAAAGAAGGGTATTCACCAGACTTCATGGCAACTTCTGAAGACGTCGAAGGGTATGGTCGACCGTTTCCTTATATGATCCATAAAAACATGCAGTACTTCAAAAACAAGTCGGTTGATGAAGTAATCAAAGTCGGAGATACGGTCTCAGATATCCAGGAAGGGAAAAATGCCGGAGTGTTGACAGTAGGTGTAATTGAAGGTAGTTCGCTAATGGGGATTTCTTATGATGAGTACCAAAAATTAGAGATGGGGAAAAAAGATCGTTTAAAACAGTCTGTTGCTCTTAGATTCCAACAAGCTGGCGCTGATATTTGTGTAAACAATTTAAAAGAGTTAACAGAATACATTTTGTACGCTGACAAGAATCCAGAATGA
- the phnW gene encoding 2-aminoethylphosphonate--pyruvate transaminase, whose translation MYKLLTPGPLTTSETVKNAMLIDHCTWDQEYKEITQWIRKKLLDLAQVSEGIYTTVLMQGSGSFGVESVLSSVIRPEDTVLICSNGAYGQRMINMCECLKLNYTVYEVSEHQILQAHVITQLIEENPSISALAMVHSETTSGILNNLEEIAAVTQEKDLLFIVDAMSSFGGIPIRVAELGIDFLISSSNKCIQGVPGFSFVLANKAELEKRKNVSRSLSLDLYDQYRVMENENGKWRFTSPTHTVLAFQQALKELEAEGGIETRYSRYLANNHVLRQKMTEMGFQPFIQEYQGPFITSFLYPKDWRFDFNHFYQYLKQNGFVIYPGKISDHECFRIGNIGEIYPEDILELTAIIKDYKENVND comes from the coding sequence ATGTATAAATTATTAACTCCTGGACCATTGACGACTTCTGAAACAGTGAAAAATGCTATGCTGATCGATCATTGTACTTGGGATCAAGAATACAAAGAAATTACACAATGGATAAGAAAAAAATTATTGGATCTTGCTCAAGTATCGGAAGGAATATACACAACGGTCTTAATGCAAGGTAGCGGCTCCTTTGGGGTAGAATCGGTATTAAGTTCTGTGATCAGGCCAGAAGATACTGTACTGATTTGTTCAAACGGCGCATATGGACAACGAATGATCAACATGTGCGAATGTCTGAAACTGAACTATACCGTTTATGAGGTATCGGAACATCAAATCCTCCAAGCTCATGTGATTACACAGCTGATTGAAGAGAATCCCTCTATCTCCGCACTAGCAATGGTCCATAGCGAGACTACTTCCGGTATTTTGAATAATTTGGAAGAGATTGCTGCTGTCACACAAGAAAAAGATCTTTTGTTTATAGTGGACGCGATGTCAAGCTTTGGTGGGATACCGATTCGTGTAGCCGAACTAGGGATTGATTTTTTGATTTCCAGCTCAAACAAATGTATTCAAGGTGTTCCAGGCTTTTCTTTTGTACTTGCTAATAAAGCGGAACTAGAAAAGCGAAAAAATGTGAGTCGAAGTTTGTCACTTGATCTATATGACCAGTACCGCGTGATGGAAAACGAGAATGGCAAATGGCGTTTCACTTCCCCTACCCATACGGTTTTGGCTTTTCAACAAGCGCTGAAGGAACTAGAGGCAGAAGGAGGAATCGAAACTCGATATTCACGTTATCTCGCCAATAATCATGTACTACGACAAAAAATGACAGAGATGGGGTTCCAGCCTTTCATTCAAGAATATCAGGGGCCATTCATCACCTCTTTTCTTTACCCTAAGGACTGGCGATTTGATTTTAATCATTTTTATCAGTATTTAAAGCAAAACGGATTTGTGATCTATCCCGGGAAAATCAGCGATCATGAATGTTTTCGTATCGGAAATATTGGCGAGATCTATCCGGAAGATATTTTGGAACTGACAGCAATTATCAAAGACTATAAGGAGAACGTTAATGATTAA
- a CDS encoding arginine repressor encodes MRKAQRHLLIKQVIEEFPIRTQEELLNKLGHYGVTATQATISRDIRDLKIVKAPDENGVSRFVLFREKGTPETRTEEEDRLVQMIEDIVLKVERVHFLTIVNTLPDNAHLFASVLDEIKPPSIVSTIAGFDTIMVISENEEDAKRVEEFLHHPTEVSLF; translated from the coding sequence ATGCGCAAAGCTCAAAGACATTTGCTGATTAAACAAGTCATTGAAGAATTCCCGATCCGTACGCAAGAAGAACTATTAAACAAACTTGGGCATTATGGCGTTACCGCCACGCAGGCAACGATTTCTCGAGATATCCGTGATCTAAAAATCGTGAAGGCACCTGATGAAAATGGCGTTTCCCGCTTCGTATTGTTTCGCGAAAAAGGAACTCCTGAGACTAGGACTGAGGAAGAGGATCGGCTGGTTCAAATGATTGAAGACATTGTATTGAAAGTCGAACGAGTCCACTTTTTGACGATCGTCAATACCTTGCCAGACAATGCTCATTTATTTGCATCTGTTTTAGATGAGATCAAACCTCCCTCTATTGTCAGTACAATTGCTGGATTCGATACGATCATGGTCATCTCGGAAAATGAGGAGGACGCAAAACGAGTAGAAGAATTTCTTCACCATCCAACTGAAGTATCACTTTTTTAA
- the rpsB gene encoding 30S ribosomal protein S2 codes for MAVISMKQLLEAGVHFGHQTRRWNPKMKKYIFTERNGIYIIDLQKTVKLVDAAYDYMKSVAEEGGVALFVGTKKQAQEAIKEEATRAGQYFVNHRWLGGTLTNWDTIQKRISRLKQINAMEEDGTFEVLPKKEVAGLNKERERLEKFLGGIADMPRIPDVMYIVDPRKERIAVQEAHKLNIPIVAMVDTNCDPDEIDVVIPSNDDAIRAVKLITSKMADAFIEGNQGEDQVVEEDFTEENTATSIEEIVDVVEGDNSSAE; via the coding sequence ATGGCAGTAATTTCTATGAAACAATTACTAGAAGCCGGCGTACACTTTGGTCACCAAACTCGTCGCTGGAATCCAAAAATGAAGAAATATATCTTCACAGAAAGAAACGGAATCTACATCATTGACTTGCAAAAAACAGTTAAATTAGTAGATGCAGCTTATGATTACATGAAGAGCGTTGCTGAAGAAGGCGGCGTAGCATTATTCGTAGGTACAAAAAAACAAGCACAAGAAGCAATCAAAGAAGAAGCAACTCGTGCAGGACAATACTTCGTTAACCATCGTTGGTTAGGCGGAACATTGACAAACTGGGATACTATCCAAAAACGTATCAGCCGTTTGAAACAAATCAATGCAATGGAAGAAGATGGAACTTTTGAAGTTCTACCTAAAAAAGAAGTTGCTGGTTTGAACAAAGAACGTGAACGTCTTGAAAAATTCTTAGGCGGTATCGCTGATATGCCAAGAATCCCAGATGTAATGTACATCGTTGACCCACGTAAAGAACGTATTGCTGTTCAAGAAGCACACAAATTAAATATCCCAATCGTAGCTATGGTTGATACAAACTGCGATCCAGATGAAATCGACGTAGTAATCCCTTCAAACGACGATGCAATTCGTGCCGTTAAATTGATTACTTCAAAAATGGCTGATGCTTTCATCGAAGGAAACCAAGGTGAAGATCAAGTAGTTGAAGAAGATTTCACAGAAGAAAACACAGCAACATCAATCGAAGAAATCGTAGATGTTGTTGAAGGCGACAATTCTTCAGCAGAATAA
- the tsf gene encoding translation elongation factor Ts, which translates to MADVTAKMVKELREMTGVGMMDAKKALVEVEGDMEKAVDLLREKGMAKAAKKNDRIAAEGLASVAVKGNTAAIVEVNSETDFVSKNEMFQDLVKEIAELVAENKPADMEAAMKIKTDKGTIESDLIEATQVIGEKISFRRFEVVEKDDNAAFGGYLHMGGRIAVLTVLDGTTDETVARDVAMHVAAINPRYVNESQIPEAELEHEKTVLTEQALNEGKPANIVEKMVEGRLKKFKAEIALVDQPFVKDPDMTVEKYVASKGATVKTFVRFEVGEGIEKREDNFVEEVMSQVKK; encoded by the coding sequence ATGGCAGACGTTACAGCTAAAATGGTAAAAGAACTACGCGAAATGACTGGCGTAGGAATGATGGATGCGAAAAAAGCATTAGTTGAAGTAGAAGGCGACATGGAAAAAGCAGTTGATCTTTTACGTGAAAAAGGAATGGCAAAGGCTGCGAAGAAAAATGACCGCATTGCAGCTGAAGGATTGGCTTCAGTTGCTGTGAAAGGTAACACTGCAGCAATCGTTGAAGTAAACTCAGAAACAGACTTTGTTTCTAAAAACGAAATGTTCCAAGATTTAGTAAAAGAAATTGCAGAACTTGTTGCTGAAAACAAACCAGCAGACATGGAAGCTGCAATGAAAATCAAAACAGATAAAGGTACAATTGAATCTGACTTGATCGAAGCAACTCAAGTTATCGGAGAAAAAATCAGCTTCCGTCGCTTTGAAGTTGTAGAAAAAGACGACAATGCTGCATTTGGTGGATACTTGCATATGGGCGGACGTATTGCCGTATTGACTGTTCTAGATGGAACAACTGACGAAACAGTTGCAAGAGACGTAGCTATGCACGTAGCAGCTATCAATCCTCGTTATGTAAACGAATCACAAATTCCAGAAGCTGAATTAGAACATGAAAAAACTGTTCTTACAGAACAAGCATTGAACGAAGGCAAACCAGCGAATATCGTTGAAAAAATGGTAGAAGGACGCTTGAAGAAATTCAAAGCAGAAATCGCTTTGGTGGACCAACCATTCGTTAAAGATCCTGATATGACTGTTGAAAAATACGTTGCATCAAAAGGCGCAACTGTTAAAACATTCGTACGTTTCGAAGTTGGCGAAGGTATCGAAAAACGCGAAGATAACTTTGTAGAAGAAGTTATGAGCCAAGTGAAAAAATAA
- the pyrH gene encoding UMP kinase: MVTPKYQRVVLKLSGEALAGDAGFGIKPPVIKEIIQEIKEVHELGVEMAIVVGGGNIWRGQIGAQMGMERAQADYMGMLATVMNALALQDTLENVGVPTRVQTSIEMRQIAEPYIRRKAERHLEKGRIVIFAGGTGNPYFSTDTTAALRAAEIGADVILMAKNNVDGVYSADPKVDANAVKFEELTHLEVIAKGLQVMDSTASSLSMDNDIPLLVFNLNEHGNIRRAILGENIGTTVRGK, encoded by the coding sequence ATGGTCACACCGAAATATCAGCGTGTAGTCTTAAAATTGAGTGGAGAAGCTTTAGCTGGGGATGCAGGATTTGGAATCAAACCACCAGTAATCAAAGAAATCATCCAAGAAATCAAAGAAGTTCACGAGCTGGGCGTTGAAATGGCAATCGTTGTGGGTGGCGGAAATATCTGGCGCGGACAAATCGGAGCACAAATGGGCATGGAACGTGCTCAAGCTGATTACATGGGTATGTTAGCTACAGTTATGAATGCCTTAGCTTTACAGGATACGTTGGAAAACGTGGGTGTACCGACACGCGTGCAAACTTCGATTGAAATGCGTCAAATCGCAGAGCCATATATTCGCCGTAAAGCAGAACGTCATTTAGAAAAAGGACGGATCGTTATCTTTGCAGGCGGTACCGGCAACCCGTACTTCTCGACAGACACAACAGCAGCATTACGAGCGGCAGAAATCGGCGCAGATGTTATCCTGATGGCTAAAAACAATGTAGACGGTGTTTATTCTGCTGATCCGAAAGTAGATGCAAATGCAGTAAAATTTGAAGAACTGACTCATCTGGAAGTTATTGCCAAAGGATTACAAGTCATGGATTCAACTGCAAGTTCACTAAGCATGGATAATGATATTCCACTGCTTGTCTTCAATTTAAATGAACACGGAAATATTCGCCGTGCAATCTTAGGCGAAAATATCGGAACAACTGTAAGGGGGAAATAA
- the frr gene encoding ribosome recycling factor codes for MADAIMTEAKEKMKKAAQNLQRELGQIRAGRANASLLDRITVNYYGAPTPLNQMASIQIPEARVLMITPFDKSILQDVEKAIMASDIGISPTNDGNVIRLVIPQLTEERRKELAKDVKKEAENAKIAIRNIRRDAIDEYKKQQKNGDITEDDLRGLEKDVQTLTDNSIKEVDKIAADKEKELLEV; via the coding sequence ATGGCAGATGCAATTATGACAGAAGCAAAAGAAAAAATGAAAAAAGCAGCACAAAATCTTCAACGTGAACTTGGGCAAATCCGCGCAGGCCGTGCGAACGCTAGCCTTTTGGACCGTATTACTGTGAACTACTACGGTGCGCCAACACCATTGAACCAAATGGCATCAATCCAAATTCCAGAAGCACGTGTTTTAATGATCACACCTTTTGACAAGAGCATTCTTCAAGATGTTGAAAAAGCTATTATGGCAAGTGATATCGGAATCAGTCCAACCAATGATGGAAATGTCATTCGCTTAGTTATCCCGCAACTGACAGAAGAACGCAGAAAAGAATTAGCTAAAGATGTGAAAAAAGAAGCAGAAAATGCAAAAATCGCGATTCGTAACATCCGTCGTGATGCGATCGATGAATATAAAAAACAACAAAAAAATGGTGATATTACCGAAGATGATTTGCGCGGATTAGAAAAAGACGTACAAACATTGACAGATAACAGCATTAAAGAAGTAGATAAGATCGCTGCTGATAAAGAAAAAGAATTATTGGAAGTTTAA
- a CDS encoding isoprenyl transferase — MLRFFPQKNKYIQEKSEFQFNTDGPIPQHIAIIMDGNGRWAQNRRLPRVAGHKEGMETVKKVTKKASRLGVKVLTLYAFSTENWKRPKDEVSFLMQLPVDFFDTFVPELIKENVKVHVMGYENVLPEHTQDAVRRAIEQTKNNTGMVLNFALNYGSRAEIVTAVQEIAEEVAKGEIHAEEIDDELIAKHLMTGFLPKELQDPELMIRTSGEERISNFLLWQIAYSELYFTKALWPDFDGAHLEEAIASYQNRDRRFGGVKKTEDEKGDQS, encoded by the coding sequence ATGTTACGTTTTTTTCCGCAAAAAAACAAATATATTCAAGAAAAAAGCGAATTTCAATTTAATACCGATGGACCAATTCCTCAGCACATTGCCATCATCATGGACGGCAATGGTCGTTGGGCGCAAAACCGTCGTTTGCCACGAGTTGCTGGCCATAAAGAAGGCATGGAAACAGTAAAGAAAGTCACAAAAAAAGCATCAAGGCTTGGAGTGAAAGTGTTGACGCTTTATGCCTTTTCGACTGAAAACTGGAAGCGACCAAAAGATGAAGTAAGTTTTCTCATGCAACTACCTGTCGACTTCTTTGATACGTTCGTACCAGAATTGATTAAAGAAAATGTCAAAGTTCATGTCATGGGTTATGAAAACGTATTGCCAGAACATACGCAAGATGCTGTAAGACGTGCAATTGAGCAAACAAAAAACAATACTGGAATGGTATTGAATTTTGCTTTGAATTATGGAAGTAGAGCAGAGATCGTGACTGCTGTCCAAGAAATTGCCGAAGAAGTAGCAAAAGGAGAAATACACGCAGAAGAAATCGATGATGAATTGATTGCTAAGCATTTAATGACAGGTTTCTTGCCTAAAGAGTTACAAGATCCTGAGCTGATGATCCGTACAAGTGGAGAAGAGCGAATTAGTAATTTTCTGTTATGGCAGATCGCATATAGTGAGCTGTATTTTACAAAAGCGCTTTGGCCTGATTTTGATGGTGCGCATCTTGAAGAAGCAATCGCCTCTTATCAAAATCGAGACCGTCGATTCGGCGGTGTAAAAAAAACAGAAGATGAGAAAGGGGATCAGTCATGA
- a CDS encoding phosphatidate cytidylyltransferase — protein MKQRVITAAVALVLFIPIIWIGGIAVELTAAILAVVGVYELFRMKGLTLLSFEGVLSAVGAVLLVLPKERWFFFLPENVSTFMLFYLIVMILLGTSVISKNTYTIDEAGFPVLVSLYVGIGFQNFVNARTESLAVLIFGLFIVWATDIGAYMVGRRYGQHKLSPDISPNKTIEGALGGIGSAVVVAFLYLLLYPAKELFNHGMFVMLLMTIIFSAVGQFGDLVESAIKRHYDVKDSGNILPGHGGILDRFDSLLFVFPIMHLFGII, from the coding sequence ATGAAACAACGTGTGATCACAGCAGCTGTGGCGCTAGTCTTGTTTATTCCGATTATATGGATCGGAGGCATAGCGGTTGAGCTTACAGCAGCAATCTTAGCGGTAGTAGGAGTTTACGAGCTGTTCCGGATGAAAGGATTGACACTCTTAAGTTTTGAAGGAGTTTTATCCGCCGTTGGTGCAGTGTTACTTGTTTTGCCAAAAGAAAGATGGTTTTTCTTTCTTCCAGAGAATGTAAGTACATTTATGTTATTTTATCTTATAGTTATGATTCTTTTAGGAACATCAGTTATTTCTAAAAATACGTATACGATTGATGAAGCAGGTTTTCCTGTGCTTGTCAGCTTGTATGTGGGAATAGGTTTCCAGAATTTTGTCAATGCACGAACAGAAAGCTTGGCTGTTTTGATATTTGGTCTATTTATTGTTTGGGCAACTGATATCGGAGCATATATGGTTGGTCGACGTTATGGTCAGCATAAGTTAAGTCCTGATATTTCGCCCAACAAAACGATTGAAGGTGCGCTCGGTGGTATCGGTAGTGCTGTTGTAGTCGCATTTCTTTATTTATTGCTATACCCAGCAAAAGAACTATTCAATCATGGTATGTTTGTCATGCTTCTGATGACGATTATTTTTTCAGCAGTCGGACAATTTGGTGATTTGGTCGAATCTGCAATCAAACGTCATTATGATGTGAAAGACTCGGGAAATATCTTACCAGGCCATGGTGGAATCTTAGACCGTTTCGACAGTTTGCTGTTTGTATTTCCTATCATGCATTTATTTGGCATTATTTAG
- the rseP gene encoding RIP metalloprotease RseP: MKTILTFIIVFGILVIVHEFGHFFFAKRSGILVREFAIGMGPKIYGHQAKDGTTYTLRLLPIGGYVRMAGNGDDETEMAPGMPLSLLLNSDGIVEKINLSKKIQLTNAIPMELSRYDLEDELTITGYVNGDETEVVTYPVDHDATIIENDGTEIRIAPKDVQFQSAKLWQRMLTNFAGPMNNFILAIVLFIILAFMQGGVQVTNTNRVGEIMPNGAAAEAGLKENDEVVSVDGKEIHSWNDLTTVITKNPGKTLDFKIEREGQVQSVDVTPKSVESNGEKVGQLGIKAPMNTGFMDKIIGGTRQAFSGSLEIFKALGSLFTGFSLDKLGGPVMMYQLSSEAANQGVTTVISLMALLSMNLGIVNLLPIPALDGGKLVLNIFEGIRGKPLSQEKEGILTLAGFGFLMLLMVLVTWNDIQRFFF, translated from the coding sequence ATGAAAACGATTCTGACATTTATCATCGTTTTTGGTATATTAGTGATTGTTCATGAGTTTGGTCATTTCTTCTTTGCGAAACGATCAGGAATCCTCGTCCGCGAATTTGCTATCGGTATGGGTCCGAAAATTTATGGGCATCAAGCAAAAGACGGGACAACATATACGCTTCGCCTATTACCTATTGGCGGTTATGTTCGAATGGCAGGCAATGGGGATGATGAAACAGAAATGGCACCAGGAATGCCTCTTTCTCTTTTACTAAATTCTGACGGCATCGTAGAGAAGATAAATTTAAGTAAGAAAATCCAATTGACAAATGCTATCCCGATGGAATTGAGCCGTTATGATTTAGAAGATGAGCTGACTATCACTGGTTATGTGAATGGAGACGAAACAGAAGTAGTAACCTACCCTGTTGATCACGATGCGACGATTATTGAAAACGACGGAACAGAAATCAGAATTGCGCCAAAAGACGTACAGTTCCAATCGGCTAAATTGTGGCAGCGTATGCTGACCAACTTTGCTGGACCCATGAATAACTTTATTTTGGCAATCGTGTTATTCATCATTCTGGCATTTATGCAAGGTGGTGTTCAAGTGACGAACACTAATCGCGTAGGAGAGATCATGCCTAATGGAGCTGCGGCAGAAGCAGGCTTAAAAGAAAATGATGAGGTAGTCAGTGTGGACGGAAAAGAAATCCATTCATGGAATGATCTGACAACAGTCATTACGAAAAATCCAGGTAAAACATTAGACTTTAAGATCGAACGAGAAGGTCAGGTGCAATCTGTCGACGTGACACCGAAATCTGTAGAGTCAAATGGCGAAAAAGTTGGCCAACTTGGTATAAAAGCCCCAATGAATACAGGTTTTATGGATAAGATCATTGGAGGGACGCGTCAAGCTTTCAGCGGTTCATTGGAAATTTTCAAAGCCTTAGGATCACTATTTACAGGTTTCAGTTTAGATAAATTAGGCGGACCTGTCATGATGTACCAATTGTCTTCAGAAGCAGCAAATCAAGGTGTAACAACTGTTATTAGTTTGATGGCGCTTCTTTCAATGAATCTCGGAATCGTCAATCTGCTTCCGATTCCTGCCTTAGATGGCGGGAAATTAGTCTTGAATATTTTTGAAGGGATTCGCGGGAAACCATTAAGTCAAGAAAAAGAAGGAATATTGACATTAGCTGGCTTTGGATTTTTAATGTTGTTGATGGTGCTAGTTACATGGAACGATATTCAACGATTCTTTTTCTAG